ATTCATTTATTTCAATTACTGTAACTTAAATTGCACAGGAACATTGAACTTCACACGTACGGCAGAACCATTCTGCTTACCTGGATTCCAACGTGGCATGCTACTTACGACACGAGCAGCCTCACGATCAAGTGAAGGATCGACAGACTTTGCAACGCGTACATCAGTGATAGAACCATCACGCTCAACAACGAACGAAATCGTTACACGGCCCTGGATACCATTTTCCTGAGCAACAACCGGATATTTCACATGTGAGCTAAGATACTGCAACAATGCACTTGGACCACCTGGAAATGACGGCATCACCTCAACGACATCAAAAACCTTCTGTGTAACTTCTTCCTTTGGAGCTGGTGGAGGAGTAGCCACTGCAATATCATTACGCACAGCCTCAACAGTACGATCCTTCGTACCTTCATGAGTTTCTGTACCGACAGCGACTTTATCATCTAACTGATCCATCTGCTTCAGCGTATTAGACTCTTTTACAAGTTCATCTTTCTTGATGACAGGAGCAACGAACTTCTGAGTCTCACGTGCTACAGGAATTTCCTTCTTGGGTTGAACCTTTGGCTGAACAACTTCCTTCTTCTCGTTTTTCTTAGCCTCTTGCTGGAGTTTTGCAAGTTGCATAGCTTCCATATAAGCCTGCTGCGCTTCAGCATTCCTCTGTGAAATGACCTTCCATGCGAGGAAACCACCAACGAGTGCAGCAGCAATGATCAAGATAAGGAGTGCCTTGATGTTACGTCCGGAAGTTCCCTTACGAAGTCTATAGGCTCCATAAGCTTGGTTCTTGTC
The nucleotide sequence above comes from Segatella oris. Encoded proteins:
- a CDS encoding energy transducer TonB, translated to MAKIDLYDPKWVDMVFADKNQAYGAYRLRKGTSGRNIKALLILIIAAALVGGFLAWKVISQRNAEAQQAYMEAMQLAKLQQEAKKNEKKEVVQPKVQPKKEIPVARETQKFVAPVIKKDELVKESNTLKQMDQLDDKVAVGTETHEGTKDRTVEAVRNDIAVATPPPAPKEEVTQKVFDVVEVMPSFPGGPSALLQYLSSHVKYPVVAQENGIQGRVTISFVVERDGSITDVRVAKSVDPSLDREAARVVSSMPRWNPGKQNGSAVRVKFNVPVQFKLQ